One Hyla sarda isolate aHylSar1 chromosome 11, aHylSar1.hap1, whole genome shotgun sequence genomic window carries:
- the LOC130295325 gene encoding olfactory receptor 6N1-like — MYNNQSVIEFVVVGFASIAPYHTLLFIVFLFLYIIITSGNGITFVVIVLNDRLHIPMYLFIGALSIVEICIVTTVYPTTFTLFLKGRANISLHFCLLQMYAFDAFLITENFLLSIMAYDRYLAVCMALRYHSIMTSKLCKIFICLCWLLGMLSPLAMISMVYRLPFCGPNEIEHLFCDSSPLLTLACANSNLDVTMDLTVTSFSIILNSIITVIIYTNILVTIFKMKTSEERRKAFSTCLSHLLMSLFFYGSAAFMYMNLQSTYSPAYDLAASIHHSVFTPLLSPLVYSFRNKEIKNFLKKQLLPKTLLIRRLNKTLGNKC; from the coding sequence ATGTATAATAATCAGAGCGTCATTGAATTCGTTGTGGTTGGGTTCGCCAGCATCGCTCCTTACCACACGTTACTTTTTATAGTATTTCTTTTCCTCTATATTATTATCACTAGCGGTAACGGAATTACCTTTGTCGTCATCGTTTTGAATGACCGCCTTCACATACCTATGTACCTTTTCATAGGTGCATTATCCATTGTGGAGATTTGTATTGTCACAACAGTTTATCCGACCACTTTTACCCTTTTCCTCAAGGGACGGGCAAACATTagtttacatttttgtttattgCAAATGTATGCTTTTGATGCCTTCTTAATAACAGAGAATTTCCTTCTGAGTATTATGGCTTACGATCGCTATCTAGCTGTTTGTATGGCTCTTCGATATCACTCTATAATGACTTCAAAATTATGCAAGATATTCATATGTCTATGTTGGCTTCTCGGTATGCTTAGCCCATTGGCCATGATCAGCATGGTGTATAGATTACCTTTCTGTGGGCCCAATGAAATTGAGCATCTCTTCTGCGACTCTTCGCCATTGTTAACCCTTGCTTGTGCCAATAGTAACCTTGACGTCACAATGGACCTAACCGTCACCTCCTTCTCGATCATCCTTAATTCTATCATCACTGTTATAATATACACAAACATCTTAGTCACAATATTTAAAATGAAAACGTCAGAGGAACGTCGAAAAGCCTTCTCCACCTGCTTGTCCCATCTTCTAATGTCCCTTTTTTTCTACGGAAGTGCCGCCTTCATGTACATGAATCTTCAGTCAACCTATTCTCCTGCATACGATTTAGCTGCATCGATACATCATTCTGTGTTTACTCCACTTTTGAGTCCACTTGTCTACAGTTTTCGGAACAAAGAGATCAAAAACTTTTTGAAGAAACAACTTCTGCCCAAAACTCTATTGATACGTAGGTTGAACAAGACACTTGGAAACAAATGTTGA
- the LOC130295324 gene encoding C-reactive protein-like has product MRWMILYALLLMGVMECHAGEDLGNKVFLFPKQSSTAHVILKPEAKTSLGKLTVCLRSYTELTRNYSLFSLAMSGENQHNAFLILVRPPNVCSVYVDQIHNSIKTDPEALDWKHTCVTWDSDTGIIQLWINGKLYPRRVSKKGFAIKPEISIILGQEQDSFGGGFDLNQCFVGEIGDVHMWDYVLTPNDIQKVVTNDQTGNVINWRSLHFEIKGSVLIQPKLQCKYPGYASSLYSQC; this is encoded by the exons ATGAG gtGGATGATTTTATATGCACTGCTGCTGATGGGTGTCATGGAATGTCATGCAGGAGAAG atCTGGGAAACAAGGTCTTCCTCTTCCCAAAACAATCTTCCACCGCACACGTGATCCTAAAACCTGAAGCCAAAACATCACTTGGCAAGCTTACTGTCTGCCTGAGATCCTACACGGAGCTTACTCGCAACTACAGCCTTTTTTCTCTGgccatgtctggagaaaaccaacATAATGCATTCCTCATCTTAGTCAGACCACCCAATGTATGTTCTGTCTATGTAGATCAGATACACAACAGCATAAAGACCGATCCAGAAGCTCTAGATTGGAAACACACTTGTGTGACTTGGGACTCAGATACTGGAATAATTCAACTATGGATCAATGGAAAACTTTACCCTCGAAGGGTCTCCAAAAAAGGATTTGCTATTAAACCAGAAATTAGTATTATTCTTGGGCAGGAACAAGACTCATTTGGGGGCGGGTTTGATTTGAATCAATGCTTTGTGGGAGAAATAGGTGATGTCCATATGTGGGATTATGTTCTTACGCCGAACGATATCCAAAAAGTGGTAACCAATGATCAGACAGGAAACGTGATCAACTGGAGATCTTTACATTTTGAAATTAAGGGAAGTGTTTTAATCCAACCAAAACTTCAATGTAAATATCCAGGGTATGCATCATCCCTATATTCTCAATGTTAA